The nucleotide sequence TTTCCAACCAAGACTCCCAGCATAGCCTTATTGCAACCAAGTATGTTCTACAAAATCGTCTAGAACAATTTAATTAACACAGCCGAACCACACTCATAAGTGAAGGCGAGCAAAATGACATTTGCAATCGCAGGGGCTAGTTCAGGTACCTAATACTCGGTGTTCAAGCAATTGTAGCATAAGGTAGGTAGCACAAGTAAGTAGTAGTACCGACACACCTGGATCAGACTGCTCGCCCTTGACAAGGTTCACCGCCTTGTACTCGTAATCCACACCTGCAGAAAGAAACAGCACGCACATCGAATCAACCCAACCGAATGCCCTCAATCCGTCCAATAGACGATGGGCCGAGTCCGATTAAGCGGTGGCCGAGCAGCGAGCAGCACGCACCTTTGAGATTGAGAGCGATGCGGGCGCGGTGGGAGCATGAGCTGCGCCAGTACGAGTACAGCCTCAGTCGCCccgccgtcgcctccgcctccgtTTCCGCCTCCGCCATTTGCAGATTGCAGTGACGAACTGACGATTGCCTAGCTGCTTCGCTGAACCGTAGTCCGAGAGCGAGAGCGACGGAAGAAGAGGAACCGCAACCTGCAAGCGAAGTGGAACACGGAAGGCAACTCAAATGGGCTCGTTTGCAGCAGATGCGGCCCATGATTTGGTGTGAAAAAAACGGGCCCAATCACGTCACGTCCGTCAAGCCAATCCTGATCAGCCAGGTGGGCCCATGCCTTCTGTAGTGCGCCGAAAGCCGAGCCCAGTTCACGGGCCCACTATCTTTTACTCCCTTCCTTGAAAGCGAAGCGGAAAATGTTTTGGACGACGAGCACCTCGTGGTTTCCGCTTTTTCCCAAATCGCCCCTCTGAAATCCTCCTATTCTCGCAGGCCTACACGCCGCGGTATTGCGCTCCTCGCCTTCTCTTCTAATCCTCTTCTGCTCCCTCCACTAccagtccaccaccaccaccaccactgctgcTGCCCTCGCTTCCCCAAACCCTAGCCAAGGGACACGGTGGCCGGCGAtggacggcgaaggaggaggctCTGCGGCGGTGCAACACCACACGCGCTCCCCCGAAGACGTCTTCCGTGATTTCCGCGCGCGCCGCGCCGGCATCGTCAAGGCGCTCACCACGGGTCAGCTAGCCTCACGCATTTCCAGCCTCCTCCTCTTTGTCCTCTTGGTTTGTGGATGCTTCTCTGACGCTATTGCTGCTTCCGTGGTGCGCGCAGATGTGGAGAAGTTCTATCAGCAGTGCGATCCAGGTGACGCGCCCGACTTGGTTCCTCCCTCTTTTTTTTCCTTCCGTCTGTGCTGCTCGTATCCTCGTGCTAAGCTTCGCCTTTCACTATATGCCGATCCGGCGTTCGTTTATGGAGCTCGATCCGGTTGCCGTTTAGGGATTCGTCGGATTCTTAATGACGATTAGTTGGTCTGGTTAGCCCTTTACTTTTGTCAGATATGTAAGTTTCAGTGTGACTGCCACACATGTTTCGTAATTTGATTTCGCCCTCCAGTGTGTTTAGATCATCAATTCAAGGCCTTAAGCTAAAGAAACTTGCAATAGATGAGTACATCATTTAAAGGAAGTGCTTGGTAAATGTCATGGTTAGGTAATTTAAAGTCCTGGAATATGCTCCAGCTGCGGTCATTTGCATTTCCGTTGACACATAATGCTTGTGTTGAACGTAAAAACCACGTACGATACATGATAAAGGTGATTGACCAATTTGCATTTCCGTTTTCATGCATAATGCTTGGGTTGTACGTAACAGACCATGTACGTTACGTAATAAAGGGGATTGACCAATCACAGTACAGTATCACTTGACGGGACATGTGATCATTTGGCCCACGTTGGTGTATGTTGGTATTTGCTGAAAGTTGCAGCCTCAGTGGAGATGAATTGTACTCATTGGTTACCATGGACCTATTCATTTAAACCCTCAGATAGATGTCGTTTTGAGCTACAAATCTGTTACTGCTGCTGTGAGGATTGAAATCTGATTAAAACTATAAAAGCTAATTAAATTGATCTAGTGCCTTTGACTTGATATATAAGGTAACCTGGTTTTCCAGGTCGCCCTCCTGTGTATGAAAAAAGAATGAGAAGTAACGTATGTTAGTAGAAGGAATTACAAATTGTAGGAAGAAGTGTGAAGTGGAGACAAGATAAAAGTCAGATGCAGACATCAATGGTGACTGGCCTAATATTGCTCAATGTCCACAACTAATCCTGATGTACATTCATGGAAAACAGTTATGAGTAAAGTGGCTTCGTACATCACTGCAGCATCCGTTTTACTTGATTAACATTTTTTTAATAGCATCCTTGCTCTGATGTCTACTGATGTTCAGTAATATGCCATAACTGGTGATGTGAACAGATTAGATTCCATTTCCTTTGTTTTGTCCTGTTGACGTAATGCTGTCCTTCTTGTGCCAGAGAAAGAGAACTTGTGCCTTTATGGTTTGCCAAATGAGACTTGGGAGGTCACTCTTCCAGCGGAGGAAGTACCTCCTGAGCTTCCAGAACCAGCACTGGGGATAAACTTTGCACgtgatggaatgatcgaaaaaGATTGGCTGTCTCTAGTTGCAGTTCATAGTGATGCATGGCTCCTGTCTGTTGCATTCTACTTTGGTGCTCGCTTTGGAATTGATAAAGATGCCAGGTTTGTGCTTTGTTTTCATTGCAAAGGTTTATtccttttttttacttttttttcaCCCCTTTACTATAACTGTGTTTCCCTTTCATACTTTTTATTGCAATATGGAACTCAGATGTCTTTGATCACAGATTTACTTTCATaatttatttcatatttttttggaaaatatttTCTTGACACAAACTAGGGGGAAATGTATACTGTTCTTGTGCCTTGCTATGGGAGTGATtcacgagggggggggggggggggggggggggggggtggctcAGGGGTCTAGTACTCTGGTTCAGTGTTTTAAaggcgtccaggcgtacccagctcgccttggaaaacagtggcgccttgtcgcctaggcgtACCCAGCACTCGCCTGGATGCCTAGCCACCTTTAAAACATTGCTCTGGTTGGTGGGTGCTAGCTGGGGAGATGCATATGTTGCTTCCACAGGTTGTGGAGGCATCAGTTACTGTCACGGAAATGCATATGCTGCTCCCACGGGTTGGGGAGATGCATATGTGGGAGTGGTTCAGGAGGCATATATGTTGCTTCCATAGGTTGTGGAGGCATCAGTTACTGTCGTGGAAACTGGAGATTGGAGAGGGATTGGTGGGGCTTTGTGGGAAGAGTGTTGTGGTGGTGCATTAGGAAAATGATGTAGGGAATTGGAGAGTTTAGAGCTAGGGAGTATTTAAGGCTGTGCTCAGTGGAAGGCTCCCTGCCATTATGCCACAGTTGTGGGGGTCCCATTTTTAGGTGGGGAGATGGGGTTCCCTTAGTTAGGTAATCTCCATTTATTTAAATTTATTATATCTGTAGTTATCTATCTACCATTCTTTTGCTCATGACACCCCTACTTCTCTCTTGTTGGAAGATTTATGTGATTTTAAAAAAATATGTAGCCAGTTATTATGCATCTGTGTGGAGATATTCACCAAATATTTAATAACTATTTACTTTATCAAAAAAATTCTTTACTAGATTAAATGATAGTGGTGTTATATTTTAACTTGTTAAGGTTTCAAATCGAATTTGTGCTTCTAAATAGAATTGCTTACTGATCTTGCAGTTGTTAGGGTAGGATCCACGAATTCTAGTGTAAAGTGTATCAAATGTTCCAGCTTTTATCCGTTCTGTAGCCAAAAAAAAGAAAGCTATTACCTCTGTTCCAAATTTTAGGTtggtttggcttttctagatacattgttttacTATCTAtcttagacatagtgtatatctaggtgcatagcaaaagctatgtacctagaaaggCCGAAACAACCTATAATTTGGGACACGGGAAGTAGTTATTGGAGAACAAGAGAATTGAGATGATAATCATTGGTGGCATTTAAATTTCAGGAGAAGGCTCTTCACCATGATTAATAACCTGCCCACTGTTTATGAAGTTGTGACGGGGGTTGCTAAGAAGCAATCGAAAGCCCCCAATGGCAGCAGCAAATCTAACTCTAAAGTAAGTAAATATCTTTTGTGTGTATATGTGCTACATCCCATATGCATTACATCTTGCTAATGCTGTTGATGCAACCCCTGGCTCGTTTGTCCTGCCATCTCTTGCAGCCATCAAAACAGACCAATTCTAACAGTAAGCCCGTGAAGCCAGCCCACCCAAAAGAAGAGGAGGACAGCGGCCATGAGGacgcagaggaggaggaccaggcgTACCTGTGTGGGTCCTGCGGGGAGAGCTATGCGAACGGGGAGTTCTGGATCTGCTGCGATGTCTGCGAGAAGTGGTTCCATGGCAAGTGTGTCCGCGTCACCCCTGCGAAGGCAGAGCACATCAAGCAGTACAAGTGTCCCAGCTGCAGCACCAAGCGGAGCCGGGAATGACGGTGCCCTGGGACAGGACTTGCTCCCAGTTAACGGAAAGCATTTAGAATCATTAGGAGCAGTGAAGCGGTGTCATTAGAACCGCTTCACCTGTTTAGCAGACCGGTGCGTGTGCCGGCTGTTGTATTTCTCTCGTCGCTGACTGCTGTCATCGTAGTGTTGGATGAACTGCTGGAGTTTGGAAACTCATGTTCAGTAATTAAGTGCTGCTTAGTGTGTATGATAATTTCCTCCTGTTTATCACCTGATCTGAGCATGTTATTGTGGCGAACTTGCGAAGCTAGTGAGCAGACATTGACGATGAGCTTCACTGCTGAGACCATCCTCACAGGGGTCACATACACGTTCCTCCTGGAGGCATAGCACTTTAATGATAGACAGAATGCTGTAATCCTTACAGAAAGTATTTAGCCATTTTCAATACCGGTTTGGGCAAGCTCAAACAATTTTATTCATTTCGCTGCTCAGGCAAGGCGACATGTACCACTTGCTACTTTGCCAGCAACCAAGTAGCAAGTGCTGCTACTTTCACCTGTACAGCATCACCACATGCCACCAAAAATGTATATCTGAACGTTGCTGCTGCAAAAGGTTGTCTGGCGCTCTAACACTACCGCTAGACCCGACCACCCAGATAAGGTGAAACGAAAGGTTGGAACAGAAGCActtgaaagaaagaaaaaacaaggggTGAAACTGTTCAATTAGCATACTGTTACAACTACAAGTATTACGACTGAATCAGGACGAGACTCGAACATCTGTTGGAGGGGAGAATTGACTGGTAGTACTGTGAAAAGTGTAGGATAACAATTTTTTGAACGTAAATTTCGAATCCAATCTATACAAGGTATGCACAATCCCTCGTGATTTGAAAGGATCCAAAGCAAGCATTTCAGCGCTTTGTAAGCGAACCCACTACTCAACCACAACACGGTTAACATGCATGTTCAGTCTATGAATAGTGGATTTCTTCCTCAATCAAGCTCTTATCTAGAACGCCTAGAGAACACAGGTTGACTAGAAGTTGTTTTGCCTCATCCAAAAGACACTCATAAGCAAGAGCCTCAAGGAGTATAATGTAGGTTGATTCATCAGGCATGCAGCCACTGGAGACCATATGAGTAAAGCAATCAATGGCGAGATCTGCTCTCCAATTTTGACAAAAACCAAGAAGAATATCATTATAGAATGTAGTGTCAGGTGACAAGCCCATATCTTTCACTCTGCAGAGCATTCTAATTGCCCTGTCAGTTCCATCTTCTCTACAGATACCATATGCTAAAGATTTGTATGTAGTCGTATCTGGGCAAAGGCCGTTAGAGACCATCACACGCAACAAATCAAGAGCTTCCTCCATTTTCCCGGCCTTGGTAATATTAGAAATTACTGTATTATAAGTAATCAAATCTGGAGTACCATTTGTCATGCCACTCAGCAGCTCAAGGGCTACGTGAGTCTTTCCGGCCTTCAGAAGTGCATCAACTACTATGTTATAGGTAGATGAGTTTGGAATGCAACCATTCTCAGCCATTATCTTCAGAGTTTCAATTGCTTGCAGAAGTAGTCCTTTCTGGCATAAAGAAGTGATTACTGTATTGAATGTCATTTCGTCAGGGGGGTAATTACTGTGCATCATATTAACCATGAGCTGCTCAGCATCCTCCCACCGGTCAACACTACACAAGCCCTTCAATAAAGTGTTAAAGGTAACTATatcaggcttgcacccataggacTGCAGGTTGCTTAACAATTCCATGGCATCATCAATACACCTTTCGTTGCACAAACCATCGATAATACAATTGTATGTGACAATATCAGGGCTGCAACCATTCTCTGACATTTGTTCAACCACTTTGATTGCACGATCAACCAACCCTTTCTGACATAGAGAAGCAATTATCGTGTTGAATGTCACTTCATCAGGGGGACAATCACTGCAGACCATCTCAGCCATGAGCTCCTCAGCATGCTCCCATTGTTCTATGCTGCACAGGCCCTTCAAAACAGTGGTATAGGCAATTGTATCAGGTTTGCACCCGTAGGATTTCAGTCTGCTTAACAATTCAACCGCATCATCAACACGCCCTACGTCGCACAAACCATCAAGAATACTGCTATATGTGACAATATCAGGGATGCATCCATGCTCTGACATGTGATCAACAACTTTAATTGCACGATCAACTAAGCCTTGCTGACACAGAGAAGTGACTATTGTGTTGAATGTCACTTCATCTGGGGCACATTTGTTGTTGGCCATCTCAGCGAAGAGCTCCTCAACCTCCTTCCACCGTTCAGAGCCACACAAACTCTTCAACACAGGTGTGTAGGTGACAGCATCAGGTTTGCATCCATGGGACGGCAAGTTGCTCAATACATTCAGAGCTTCATCAACATCGCCCTCGTTGCACATGGCATTGATGAGGACATTGTACGTGACGACGTCCGGCTCGCAGCCCTTGGCGCGCATCTCGTCAAGGAGAACCATGGCCTGCCTGTAGCCGCTCGCCTTGCAGGTGGCGTCCAGGAGGATGCTGTAGGTGACGACGCTAGGGGAGCATCCCCGGTGGAGCATGTCGTCGAACACCGCCAGGGCGTCAGGGACGCGCCCGCGGACGCAGAGCGCGCGGATGAGCGGGTTGAACGTGAACGTGTCCGGCGGGAACGGCATGCCGCTGATGAGGCGGCGCGCGTCCTCGATCCGGCCGGCGCGGCAGTACCCATTGACCATGGTGTTGTAGGTGACGACAGTGGCGGAGGAGCCGAGCGCCGCGAACACGCGCTCCGCGTCGGCGACGCGGCCGCCCGAGCACAGCCGCTTGATGAGGATGTTGCAGGGGACGACGGGCAGGCACTTCTCGCTGCCGCCGTAGGCCATGGAGTCGACGAGCGCGAGCGCGTCGTCGATCTCCTCGCGCTGGATGAGGCTGCGCAGGCGCCTCTTGGCTCCCTCGCCGCGCCGGGGCGGGCCCCTCGGCTGCCTCCGCCACTTGCTGTCGACATGTTGGTCGTGCTGTTCGGGGGTGGCTCGCTGTCGCCTGGACCTTGGATTCGGGGTGTGGAGAGAAGAAGAGGACGCAGCTCGGAGTGCGGGCTTCGGGAGCAGCGGCGCCGACGAGGTCGCCATCGCCATGAGATAGAGCCATAGAGGCATAGAGCTGCTGAACGTCTGAACCAGAAAGAAGCCGAGAGAAGAAACTCGCGCTGGCACAATCACAACGGGACAGGTCGCACGGGCAGCAGGGTTTGGGCCGTGTGAGCCCAGGTCGGGCGGGCCGGGCTTCATATATCACCTGGGCTTGGGTTATTGTGCGCGTGGTTACCCATTTGCCCTATCTTCCTGCTTCGAACGGttgtgggagagagagagagagagagagagagtggcggAGGCGATGGCGAGCGGAGGGAAGGGACTCAACGCGACTGGGGAGTTTTTCCGGCGGAGGGACGAGTGGAGGAGGCACCCGATGGTGGGGAACCAGCTGCGCCACGCCACACCGGGGCTCGGCATCGCCATCGTCGCCTTCGGGATCTACGTCGTCGGCGAGGCCGCCTACAACCGCCTCTACCGCCCCTCCGGCGACCACCACCACTAGATCGCCGGGCAGGATCCGTGACTCCAACTCTCCAAGGTAAGCCCCCACCCGTGCCCGCCCCCCTGTTTACACGGGGAAATGAGTTTGTTTGGTTAGGCTTGGATTGGACGATGCATTTGGAGGGATTTGATAGGGTTTGTTCATGTAGATCTGTCCTTTCAGGATTGCGTTCTATTGTTTCCTTTAGATCGGGTTATAAATTCGCACACTGGACACAACAGCCCTGTTTGGATTAAACTGAACTGAAGTGATTAGCCTGCGCTTATTATGTCCCCCAAAGCTTTGGGACCAGAATGCGTCTCTTGCCTGCACCAGTGTTCTGTATGCATTCATTTTCTGTCGAATAGCATATGTTGACATTCTGATCGGGAACCAGTAAACCACTAGACATAATATCTATGAAATGAAAGGATTAGACTTCTTCAGAAATCTTGCGACACCATGTCACGACTGCAAGGGTGTGACCCATAAGCATTTATCTTGTCCACTTGTATTGTATCTATCAGTCGTGACAGACCAGCTTAAATATTTCAGATTCGAGAGAAATGGCAAACCACTGCAACTCTTAAATATTTATCTTCTCCACTGGTGGTTACtatctccgttccaaattataagtcactttgacttttttagtacattcattttgctatgtatctagatataacatatgtctagatgtatagcaaaatgtatgtactaaaaaagtcaaagcgacctATAATTTGTAACGGAGGAAGTAGTACAGTATTTGGTAGTCTGGCAATTTAATTATATGGCAATGTGGCATCCAGTGTTttaaaggcgtcgcctaggcgatgcctaggcgtccaggcctaggcgtccaggcgtacccagctcgccttgggaaacagtggcgccttgtcgcctaggcgccgcctaggcgtccaggcgtaccaagcactcgcctggacgcctagcCGCCTTTAAAACATGGGTGGCATCAAAGCCATCAGTTCTGGACCAACTCACTTGAATGTAGACTAATCACTTACCACGAAGAAAGTTTTTGTTTGGTGCACTGGAAATGTTAATGTAAATGGTATCAAGTTGCACTGCAAATGTAAGGGGAATGCTAGAAAGCAGAGATTGTTTGGTTCTGCCCTGGTATCAAATCCCATGGCACAGTCATGACCCTCACATAGACTCAAACATCCAATGCTGTTGACCTCCCCATTGAACAAGCTCTGGCAGTCCCCTCTCCACTCCTTGCGACACTCCACCCTGTAGTCCACCTGCAAGGAAACCATGGCTGCTGCCGTGTTCTTTGTCATTGGTGCCACcatggcaagtgtagagaggGAGACTGCTTTTGCTGAGCAAGCAGAGAGGTGACTAGGTGACCGTCTTTTCAAGCAAGGTCTGGGTGGTACAGAGGAAGACCAGAGCCAGAGTGTGGTATCTTTTTTGCAAGCAGAGAGGGATTGGGACTGAGAGATG is from Miscanthus floridulus cultivar M001 chromosome 7, ASM1932011v1, whole genome shotgun sequence and encodes:
- the LOC136467183 gene encoding PHD finger protein ALFIN-LIKE 7-like, with product MDGEGGGSAAVQHHTRSPEDVFRDFRARRAGIVKALTTDVEKFYQQCDPEKENLCLYGLPNETWEVTLPAEEVPPELPEPALGINFARDGMIEKDWLSLVAVHSDAWLLSVAFYFGARFGIDKDARRRLFTMINNLPTVYEVVTGVAKKQSKAPNGSSKSNSKPSKQTNSNSKPVKPAHPKEEEDSGHEDAEEEDQAYLCGSCGESYANGEFWICCDVCEKWFHGKCVRVTPAKAEHIKQYKCPSCSTKRSRE
- the LOC136467180 gene encoding pentatricopeptide repeat-containing protein At1g09900-like; this encodes MKPGPPDLGSHGPNPAARATCPVVIVPARVSSLGFFLVQTFSSSMPLWLYLMAMATSSAPLLPKPALRAASSSSLHTPNPRSRRQRATPEQHDQHVDSKWRRQPRGPPRRGEGAKRRLRSLIQREEIDDALALVDSMAYGGSEKCLPVVPCNILIKRLCSGGRVADAERVFAALGSSATVVTYNTMVNGYCRAGRIEDARRLISGMPFPPDTFTFNPLIRALCVRGRVPDALAVFDDMLHRGCSPSVVTYSILLDATCKASGYRQAMVLLDEMRAKGCEPDVVTYNVLINAMCNEGDVDEALNVLSNLPSHGCKPDAVTYTPVLKSLCGSERWKEVEELFAEMANNKCAPDEVTFNTIVTSLCQQGLVDRAIKVVDHMSEHGCIPDIVTYSSILDGLCDVGRVDDAVELLSRLKSYGCKPDTIAYTTVLKGLCSIEQWEHAEELMAEMVCSDCPPDEVTFNTIIASLCQKGLVDRAIKVVEQMSENGCSPDIVTYNCIIDGLCNERCIDDAMELLSNLQSYGCKPDIVTFNTLLKGLCSVDRWEDAEQLMVNMMHSNYPPDEMTFNTVITSLCQKGLLLQAIETLKIMAENGCIPNSSTYNIVVDALLKAGKTHVALELLSGMTNGTPDLITYNTVISNITKAGKMEEALDLLRVMVSNGLCPDTTTYKSLAYGICREDGTDRAIRMLCRVKDMGLSPDTTFYNDILLGFCQNWRADLAIDCFTHMVSSGCMPDESTYIILLEALAYECLLDEAKQLLVNLCSLGVLDKSLIEEEIHYS